Below is a window of Fusobacterium perfoetens DNA.
AGATTGACAATCTTGAGGATTTCTATATCTATGAGGAGTATTTTCTTTTATAAAAATAGAATCTCCCTCATAAAGATGGTATAGAGTTTTGTCAAGTTCTATTTCAAGCTCGCCTTTTATAACTACACCGATTTCATCATAACCATGTCCCCAAGAAAGATCATGAAAAGCTCCTTTTTCATCAATGGTGATTGCAATTCCGTTAAGGCTCTCTTTACCACTTAAAAGACGTTCAACTTTTAAAGAAGTTTTGTTGTTGTTAAATATTTCTTCCCTTTCTTTAGTACGAGTTACAGGTTTTTCTTCTTGTTCTTCACTTAAAATTTCCATTAAATTTATTCCTAAAGCTTGGCAGATTTGTTGAAGATTACTGATAGATGGACTGTTTAGATCTCTTTCTACATTGCTAAGAAATCCTAAAGAAAGTCCAGTCATATCTGACAAATCTTTTAAAGTATACTCTTTGCTTTTTCTAATATTTTTTATTTTCTCCCCCAAATTCATAGATTATTCCCTCCCGTCAAATATCTATAAAATTATATCACAAAAAAAGATTAATGTAAATTTAAGAATAACAGGT
It encodes the following:
- a CDS encoding helix-turn-helix domain-containing protein; the protein is MNLGEKIKNIRKSKEYTLKDLSDMTGLSLGFLSNVERDLNSPSISNLQQICQALGINLMEILSEEQEEKPVTRTKEREEIFNNNKTSLKVERLLSGKESLNGIAITIDEKGAFHDLSWGHGYDEIGVVIKGELEIELDKTLYHLYEGDSIFIKENTPHRYRNPQDCQSVVYWFSSKK